A genomic window from Deltaproteobacteria bacterium IMCC39524 includes:
- the rpsE gene encoding 30S ribosomal protein S5 — MQRVDNNETNLTDRVIHINRTAKVVKGGRRFSFSALVVVGDGSGNVGYGLGKAKEVPEAIRKGVENAKKNMISVPIQGTTIPYDVIGKFGAGKVMLRPASEGTGVIAGGAARAILEVAGISDILSKCLGSNNPHNVVKATIKALQQLRSPEEIRARRGLGQNSSEAKA; from the coding sequence TTGCAACGCGTTGACAACAACGAAACAAATTTAACCGATCGCGTTATCCACATCAATCGTACGGCCAAGGTTGTTAAAGGTGGTCGTCGGTTCAGCTTCTCTGCCCTAGTTGTAGTAGGCGACGGCAGCGGAAATGTTGGATATGGTCTTGGCAAGGCGAAAGAGGTTCCCGAGGCAATTCGTAAGGGAGTTGAGAACGCCAAAAAGAATATGATTTCCGTGCCTATCCAGGGAACGACCATTCCTTACGATGTTATTGGCAAGTTCGGCGCAGGTAAGGTCATGCTGCGTCCAGCTTCTGAGGGTACGGGTGTTATCGCTGGCGGCGCGGCACGTGCGATTCTGGAAGTTGCCGGCATAAGTGACATTCTTTCCAAGTGCCTCGGCTCTAATAACCCGCATAATGTTGTTAAAGCGACGATCAAAGCGCTTCAGCAACTGCGCAGCCCGGAAGAGATTCGCGCCAGACGCGGTCTCGGGCAAAACAGCTCAGAAGCCAAAGCCTGA
- the rplQ gene encoding 50S ribosomal protein L17, which translates to MRHRKTGRKLGRNTSHRKAMMRNMVTSFFDCEKITTTDARAKELRKMAEKLITMARRGDLHSRRLIMQVVRDNKTTAKLVDTIAPRYADRPGGYTRIIKLGHRAGDNAALSMIELVEEEVVAKPKKKKAPAKKASKKVEAPVEETPVEEAAAEEAPSEETSAEETPAEEEKAEK; encoded by the coding sequence ATGCGCCATAGAAAAACAGGAAGAAAGCTGGGACGTAATACCAGCCACCGTAAAGCCATGATGCGTAACATGGTGACTTCATTTTTCGATTGTGAAAAAATCACCACTACGGACGCTCGCGCCAAGGAACTGCGCAAGATGGCTGAGAAGTTGATCACCATGGCAAGACGTGGTGACCTGCATTCACGCCGCCTGATCATGCAGGTTGTACGTGACAATAAAACAACTGCTAAGCTGGTCGATACGATTGCGCCTCGCTACGCTGATCGTCCTGGTGGTTATACGAGGATCATCAAGCTTGGTCATCGTGCAGGTGATAACGCTGCTCTCTCTATGATCGAGCTGGTCGAAGAGGAAGTGGTCGCCAAGCCGAAAAAGAAAAAGGCTCCTGCGAAGAAGGCTTCTAAAAAGGTAGAAGCCCCAGTTGAGGAGACTCCTGTCGAGGAAGCAGCTGCTGAGGAAGCACCTAGTGAGGAAACATCTGCTGAGGAAACACCTGCTGAGGAAGAAAAAGCAGAGAAGTAG
- the rpmD gene encoding 50S ribosomal protein L30, translating to MMSEIKVTLKRSGIGRNKYFTKVLNGLGLRRLQQTVVLKDTPEIRGMINKVSHMVTVEE from the coding sequence ATAATGTCTGAAATCAAGGTAACTCTCAAGCGTAGCGGTATCGGCCGCAACAAATATTTCACCAAGGTGCTCAACGGGCTCGGTCTGCGTCGTTTGCAGCAGACTGTCGTGCTCAAGGATACACCTGAAATTCGCGGTATGATCAATAAGGTCAGCCACATGGTCACCGTCGAGGAATAA
- the rpsK gene encoding 30S ribosomal protein S11, protein MAKPGKRVRKKGEKKNVPNGIAHIQATFNNTIITITDVTGNVISWCTSGSKGFRGSRKSTPFAAQMAAEDAAKKAQEHGLRSVEVWVKGPGSGRESALRALQSVGLTITMIKDVTPIPHNGCRPPKRRRV, encoded by the coding sequence ATGGCTAAGCCTGGTAAACGCGTACGCAAAAAAGGTGAAAAGAAGAATGTCCCAAATGGAATTGCTCATATCCAGGCGACGTTCAACAATACGATCATTACGATCACAGATGTGACCGGCAACGTGATTTCATGGTGTACCTCCGGATCCAAGGGCTTTCGAGGGAGTCGTAAAAGTACTCCTTTTGCTGCCCAGATGGCCGCCGAAGATGCAGCAAAGAAAGCTCAGGAGCATGGATTACGCAGTGTCGAGGTCTGGGTCAAAGGCCCTGGCTCCGGTCGTGAGTCTGCCCTGCGTGCCTTGCAGTCAGTAGGCTTGACAATCACTATGATCAAGGATGTCACTCCGATACCGCATAACGGGTGCCGTCCACCCAAGCGTAGAAGAGTCTAA
- the rplF gene encoding 50S ribosomal protein L6 produces the protein MSRIGKKPISITSGVKVTLDGQNIKVEGPKGNLERAIHEQIEVKMEADQLLISSRVGQSGAALQGLSRSLIANMVDGVTRGFSKVLEINGVGYRAELKGSNLNLSLGYSHPIEYPLPKGITAEVEPKANTITVSGIDKELVGATAAKIRSFREPEPYKGKGIKYSDERIMRKAGKTGAK, from the coding sequence ATGTCGCGCATCGGCAAGAAACCCATAAGTATCACCTCGGGTGTTAAAGTCACCCTGGATGGTCAAAATATTAAGGTCGAGGGCCCTAAGGGTAACCTTGAGCGGGCTATCCACGAGCAAATCGAGGTCAAGATGGAAGCAGATCAGCTGCTGATTTCTTCCCGAGTAGGGCAGTCCGGCGCAGCTTTGCAGGGCCTTTCTCGCTCCCTTATTGCTAATATGGTAGATGGCGTTACCCGCGGATTCTCTAAAGTTCTAGAGATTAACGGTGTAGGATATCGCGCAGAGTTGAAGGGCAGTAATCTGAACCTCTCTCTCGGTTACTCGCATCCTATTGAATACCCGCTGCCTAAAGGAATTACTGCTGAAGTCGAGCCCAAGGCTAATACAATAACTGTTTCTGGTATCGACAAGGAACTGGTTGGCGCGACCGCGGCTAAGATTCGTTCTTTCAGGGAGCCTGAGCCTTACAAAGGCAAAGGCATTAAGTACTCCGATGAGCGGATTATGCGCAAAGCCGGTAAGACCGGCGCGAAGTAA
- the map gene encoding type I methionyl aminopeptidase, whose amino-acid sequence MIVLKSPAELDKMRAAGRIVAETLALLKTRIIPGVTTNELNRLAEKECQRHGAKPAFKGYGGFPFAICSSPNEQVVHGFADDNPLLEGDILSIDFGVLYKGFFGDSAITVAVGKLDDDTERLLIATRESLEKAIEKAVPNGRLSDISHAVQSWVEPKGFSVVRDFVGHGIGRNLHEAPQIPNYGQAGQGPRLKSGMTLAIEPMINAGAPGVKILEDGWTAVTQDGKRSAHFEHTVAITDNGPEILTQV is encoded by the coding sequence GTGATTGTTTTAAAAAGTCCTGCAGAATTAGACAAGATGCGCGCTGCAGGGCGAATTGTTGCTGAAACTCTTGCTCTGCTTAAAACCCGGATCATTCCTGGTGTAACAACCAATGAACTGAATCGGTTGGCAGAAAAAGAATGTCAGAGACATGGAGCAAAGCCAGCGTTTAAGGGCTATGGTGGCTTTCCATTTGCCATATGTTCCTCACCGAACGAACAGGTTGTTCATGGCTTCGCAGATGACAATCCTCTGCTTGAAGGTGACATCCTGAGCATTGACTTTGGTGTCCTTTACAAAGGGTTTTTCGGCGATTCGGCGATCACTGTCGCAGTCGGCAAGTTGGATGACGATACAGAGCGCTTATTAATTGCAACGCGTGAGTCTCTCGAAAAAGCCATAGAAAAAGCAGTACCGAACGGCAGGTTGTCTGATATTTCTCATGCTGTTCAGTCCTGGGTCGAACCGAAGGGTTTCTCTGTTGTCCGTGACTTTGTAGGCCACGGTATCGGTCGTAATCTGCATGAAGCTCCGCAGATTCCCAATTATGGGCAGGCCGGGCAAGGACCACGTTTGAAATCGGGGATGACGCTTGCTATAGAGCCGATGATCAATGCCGGTGCTCCCGGCGTGAAGATACTGGAAGACGGGTGGACAGCAGTAACGCAAGATGGTAAACGGTCTGCCCATTTTGAACATACAGTAGCCATTACTGATAACGGTCCTGAGATATTAACGCAGGTATAG
- the rplR gene encoding 50S ribosomal protein L18, translating into MKISKERRVARKKRQSRVRKKVTGSVERPRLCVFRSTKHIYAQIIEDETGKTLATASTVAKAAGDSVKYSGNVEAAKVIGKKIAEQALAKDIKQVVFDRNGFLYHGRVKALADAAREAGLTF; encoded by the coding sequence GTGAAAATCTCAAAAGAAAGGCGGGTCGCCCGCAAGAAGCGTCAGTCCAGAGTGCGCAAAAAAGTAACCGGAAGCGTAGAGCGTCCGCGTTTGTGCGTATTTCGTAGCACCAAACATATTTATGCCCAGATTATCGAAGACGAGACCGGTAAAACTTTGGCTACTGCTTCTACTGTAGCTAAAGCAGCTGGTGACAGCGTCAAGTACAGCGGCAATGTGGAAGCTGCCAAAGTTATTGGTAAGAAGATTGCCGAACAAGCTCTGGCAAAAGACATTAAACAGGTAGTTTTCGACCGCAACGGCTTTTTGTATCATGGCCGTGTTAAGGCTCTCGCCGATGCGGCACGTGAAGCTGGTCTGACTTTCTAG
- the secY gene encoding preprotein translocase subunit SecY, which translates to MLASIQNIFSIPELRRRILFTLGMLAVYRVGCHVPLPGVDRAVLAQFFEGTQGTLLGLVSAFTGGALERMTVFALGIMPYISASIIMQLLTVVFEPVERLSKEGEQGRKTMTKWTRYGTVVLSVVQGAGIAVGLQTMRGPAGEPVVAMQGIGFILLTVITLTAGTAFIMWLGEQITERGIGNGISLIIFAGIVAMIPSAMINSIRLLKTGAMTFTVLLIILALMVAVVWAIIFMERGQRRVPIHYAKRVVGARNAGGQSSHLPLKINMSGVIPPIFASSIIMFPSTVANFVDVPWVQTFASMMTPAHWLYNVFYVAFIIFFCYFYTAVTFNPVDVAENIKRQGGYVPGVRPGKATSDYLDTVLGRLTFAGAIYISAVCVLPTLLIGQFNVPFFFGGTSLLIVVGVGLDTASQIEAHLISRSYEGFMKGVNIKSRRG; encoded by the coding sequence TTGTTAGCAAGCATCCAGAATATCTTCAGCATTCCTGAACTCCGTCGTCGTATCCTCTTTACTTTAGGTATGCTTGCGGTTTATCGGGTTGGTTGTCACGTGCCGCTGCCGGGTGTTGATCGCGCGGTTCTTGCACAATTCTTTGAGGGAACTCAGGGAACTCTGCTTGGCCTGGTCAGTGCCTTTACGGGTGGTGCCTTGGAGCGTATGACGGTTTTTGCACTAGGCATCATGCCTTATATCAGTGCTTCAATTATCATGCAGCTGTTGACAGTTGTTTTCGAACCTGTTGAACGCCTCTCAAAAGAAGGTGAGCAGGGTCGTAAAACAATGACTAAATGGACACGCTACGGCACTGTTGTTTTGTCTGTTGTCCAGGGCGCGGGAATTGCTGTCGGCTTGCAGACTATGCGCGGCCCCGCAGGAGAACCGGTTGTTGCCATGCAGGGGATAGGCTTTATCCTCCTGACTGTCATCACACTGACTGCTGGTACCGCCTTTATCATGTGGCTCGGTGAGCAGATCACTGAGCGCGGCATCGGCAACGGTATCTCTTTGATCATCTTCGCCGGTATTGTCGCCATGATACCATCGGCAATGATCAATAGTATCCGCCTGCTCAAGACCGGTGCGATGACTTTTACTGTTCTTCTGATTATCTTGGCTCTCATGGTCGCTGTTGTCTGGGCCATCATTTTCATGGAGCGTGGTCAACGACGCGTACCAATTCATTACGCCAAGCGCGTTGTAGGTGCACGTAACGCTGGCGGCCAAAGCAGCCATCTACCACTCAAGATCAACATGAGTGGTGTTATCCCGCCGATCTTTGCCAGTTCGATCATCATGTTCCCGAGTACCGTGGCGAATTTCGTTGACGTGCCATGGGTTCAGACTTTCGCTTCCATGATGACACCGGCTCATTGGCTCTATAATGTTTTTTATGTCGCTTTTATTATCTTCTTCTGTTACTTCTACACGGCTGTAACATTCAACCCCGTTGATGTGGCAGAAAATATCAAGCGTCAAGGCGGCTATGTGCCTGGTGTCAGGCCGGGCAAGGCAACCTCAGATTATCTTGATACCGTTCTCGGTCGTTTGACTTTTGCTGGTGCTATCTATATCTCTGCTGTCTGTGTCTTGCCAACTTTGCTGATCGGTCAGTTCAATGTGCCCTTTTTCTTCGGTGGTACATCGCTCCTGATTGTTGTCGGTGTTGGACTGGATACAGCCTCTCAGATTGAAGCTCACTTGATTTCTCGCTCCTATGAAGGCTTTATGAAGGGTGTGAACATCAAGAGCCGTCGCGGTTAG
- the rpsD gene encoding 30S ribosomal protein S4 produces the protein MARHTGPVCRMCRRENMKLFLKGDRCYTDKCALERRNYAPGQHGQGRIKVSDYGTQLREKQRVKRTYGLLEKQFRDYFKEADRMRGVTGENLLVLLERRLDSMVYRMGFATSRSEARQLVRHNHFLVNGRRVNIPSYLVRPGDVVELREKSRKIVRVNEALDGVMRRGIPSWVELTRDAFQGTVKTLPVRAEMTTPSFQEHLIVELYSK, from the coding sequence TTGGCGAGACACACTGGACCCGTTTGCCGCATGTGCCGGCGGGAAAATATGAAGTTGTTCCTGAAAGGCGACCGTTGTTACACAGACAAGTGCGCCCTGGAACGCCGCAACTATGCTCCCGGTCAACATGGCCAGGGTCGTATCAAGGTTTCCGATTACGGCACTCAGTTACGTGAAAAGCAGCGTGTCAAGCGTACCTATGGTCTGCTTGAGAAGCAATTCCGTGACTATTTTAAAGAAGCTGACCGTATGAGGGGTGTTACTGGCGAGAACCTGCTGGTTCTTCTCGAACGTCGCCTTGACAGCATGGTTTATCGGATGGGATTTGCTACGTCACGTAGTGAGGCCCGCCAGCTTGTACGACACAACCACTTTCTGGTTAACGGTCGCAGGGTGAATATCCCGTCGTACCTCGTGCGTCCCGGTGATGTAGTTGAGTTGCGTGAGAAGAGTCGTAAGATTGTTCGTGTTAACGAGGCTCTCGATGGTGTCATGCGCCGCGGTATCCCCTCTTGGGTCGAGTTGACCCGGGATGCCTTTCAGGGAACTGTCAAGACTTTGCCTGTACGCGCTGAGATGACTACGCCAAGCTTCCAGGAACACCTGATTGTCGAACTTTATTCCAAGTAA
- the rpsM gene encoding 30S ribosomal protein S13 produces MARIAGIDLPRNKRIEIALTYIFGVGRSSSQDILSKAGVDFNTRSDNLTEEEVAKIRKVIDSDCKVEGDLRREVTMNIKRLMDLGCYRGLRHRRGLPVRGQKTKTNARTRKGPRKTVAGKKK; encoded by the coding sequence TTGGCTCGTATCGCTGGTATCGATTTACCCAGAAACAAACGGATTGAAATAGCGCTGACATACATCTTTGGTGTAGGTCGCTCGTCATCCCAGGATATATTGTCCAAGGCTGGTGTTGACTTCAACACTCGTTCAGATAATTTGACTGAGGAAGAAGTCGCCAAGATCCGTAAGGTTATTGACAGTGATTGCAAGGTTGAAGGTGACCTGCGTCGCGAAGTGACAATGAACATTAAGCGACTTATGGATCTCGGTTGTTATCGTGGTCTGCGCCATCGTAGAGGTTTACCTGTGCGTGGGCAGAAGACCAAGACCAACGCAAGAACCCGTAAGGGTCCACGCAAGACCGTCGCTGGTAAGAAGAAGTAA
- the rplO gene encoding 50S ribosomal protein L15: MDLSNLQPSYGSTHSKKRIGRGHGSGTGKTSGKGHKGQNARSGGGVKPGFEGGQMPLQRRLPKRGFTPLSRTVYTLVNLRDLELFDAGSVVDLEALGKAGLIGQLKDGIKILGDGELTKALTVKAHKFSKSAQAKIEAAGGTVEVI, from the coding sequence ATGGATTTAAGTAATCTGCAACCGTCTTACGGTTCGACACATAGCAAAAAGCGCATTGGCCGAGGCCACGGTTCCGGTACTGGTAAAACGTCCGGTAAAGGACACAAGGGTCAGAACGCCCGTTCTGGCGGCGGTGTTAAGCCTGGTTTCGAGGGCGGTCAGATGCCTCTGCAAAGGCGATTGCCCAAGCGTGGTTTTACACCTTTGAGCAGAACCGTCTACACTCTCGTCAATCTCCGTGATCTTGAATTGTTCGATGCGGGTAGCGTTGTTGATCTAGAGGCCCTCGGTAAGGCCGGCCTGATTGGCCAGCTTAAAGATGGCATTAAGATCCTGGGTGATGGTGAACTCACCAAAGCTCTTACTGTTAAAGCTCATAAGTTCAGCAAATCTGCCCAGGCCAAGATTGAGGCTGCCGGCGGCACTGTCGAGGTTATATAA
- a CDS encoding type Z 30S ribosomal protein S14 yields MAKKSMRIKASRPQKFGVRQYNRCPICGRPRAYYRKFDMCRICLRKLASEGKLPGVIKSSW; encoded by the coding sequence GTGGCAAAGAAATCAATGCGCATTAAGGCTTCACGGCCTCAAAAGTTTGGCGTAAGACAGTATAACCGTTGTCCGATCTGTGGTCGGCCACGTGCTTACTATCGTAAATTTGATATGTGCAGAATTTGTCTGCGCAAGCTGGCGTCTGAAGGCAAGCTTCCAGGCGTAATTAAGTCCAGCTGGTAA
- a CDS encoding DNA-directed RNA polymerase subunit alpha — translation MFKNWRELIKPKRLQVDAETLTATYGKFSAEPFERGFGTTMGNALRRVLLSSLQGAAITSVRIKGVLHEFSTVPGVTQDVTDIILNLKGVLIKLHGHEPRNIRIVKKGAGVIKAGDIITDSNVEILNPDHFIATCGKEAEIEMDMVVTMGKGYGPAERNRDEKAPVGTIPIDALFSPIKKVNYTVTNARVGQVTDYDKLILEIHTNASVRPDDALAYAAKIVKEQVQLFINFDEALEPEETDEEVGAKQPINENLYRRVDELELSVRSANCLKNANIRLIGELVQKSEAEMLKTQNFGRKSLNEIKDILSEMGLTLGLSIEGFPDPEYLKMIEKSEEEL, via the coding sequence ATGTTTAAAAACTGGAGAGAACTGATCAAACCCAAGCGTCTCCAGGTTGATGCCGAAACGCTGACTGCCACTTATGGCAAGTTCTCAGCGGAGCCATTTGAACGTGGCTTCGGTACGACCATGGGTAATGCCCTGCGCCGGGTTTTGCTCTCCTCGCTGCAGGGGGCGGCAATCACCTCAGTTCGTATTAAGGGTGTTCTGCATGAATTCTCCACTGTTCCTGGTGTGACACAGGATGTGACGGACATCATCCTTAACCTGAAGGGTGTCCTGATCAAACTGCATGGTCATGAGCCGCGTAATATCCGCATTGTTAAAAAAGGTGCTGGTGTTATCAAGGCCGGAGATATCATCACTGATTCGAATGTCGAAATTCTGAATCCTGATCACTTCATTGCGACTTGTGGTAAAGAAGCAGAGATCGAAATGGACATGGTCGTGACCATGGGCAAAGGTTACGGTCCCGCTGAGCGGAACCGTGATGAAAAGGCTCCGGTTGGCACTATCCCTATCGACGCGCTCTTCTCGCCGATCAAGAAAGTCAACTATACGGTAACCAATGCTCGTGTTGGCCAGGTGACTGATTACGACAAGCTGATTTTGGAGATTCATACCAACGCCAGTGTCAGGCCTGATGATGCTCTTGCTTATGCAGCCAAGATCGTCAAGGAACAGGTCCAACTCTTTATCAATTTTGACGAGGCTCTCGAGCCTGAAGAAACTGATGAAGAAGTCGGTGCCAAGCAACCGATCAACGAGAATCTTTACCGTCGTGTCGATGAACTTGAGCTGTCGGTGCGTAGCGCTAACTGTCTGAAAAACGCCAACATCCGTCTGATCGGTGAGTTGGTGCAGAAGTCCGAAGCTGAAATGTTGAAAACACAGAACTTCGGCCGTAAGTCACTTAATGAAATCAAGGATATTCTCTCTGAAATGGGCTTAACTCTGGGCTTGTCTATTGAAGGCTTCCCGGACCCGGAATATCTCAAGATGATCGAAAAGAGCGAAGAAGAACTCTAG
- a CDS encoding FKBP-type peptidyl-prolyl cis-trans isomerase, with product MIRAAEQDTVKVEYTGKLSDGTIFDASPDDRPLLFIIGRKEVIPGFEEAVEGMYQGESKTVIIPCDKAYGVSDPELLEKIDRSTIGEDVALQVGGQLEVTNHDGSVFYVMVKDFTEEEITLDANHPLADQDLTFEIKLLEVKKGESK from the coding sequence ATGATACGAGCAGCAGAACAAGACACTGTCAAGGTTGAGTACACAGGAAAATTAAGCGATGGGACAATCTTTGATGCATCACCGGACGATCGACCTCTGCTATTCATCATTGGTCGAAAAGAAGTCATTCCAGGCTTTGAAGAGGCAGTAGAGGGCATGTACCAGGGAGAAAGCAAAACAGTTATCATTCCCTGCGATAAAGCCTACGGTGTAAGTGACCCTGAGCTTCTCGAGAAAATCGACCGCAGTACCATTGGAGAAGATGTCGCGCTTCAGGTTGGCGGCCAACTTGAAGTCACAAATCATGATGGTAGCGTTTTCTACGTCATGGTTAAAGATTTTACTGAAGAAGAGATCACACTGGACGCAAACCACCCATTAGCGGACCAGGACCTGACCTTTGAGATCAAACTTCTTGAAGTCAAAAAGGGCGAAAGCAAGTAG
- the rpsH gene encoding 30S ribosomal protein S8: protein MAMTDPIADLLTRIRNAGMAKHAKLDMPSSNVKVAIAEVLKELGYIKNFKVVSDDLQGILRIYLKYDEQNSAVIHEITRVSKPGRRVYVGHADIPRVKNGLGAAILSTSKGVMDDVAAREAAIGGEVICTIW, encoded by the coding sequence ATGGCTATGACGGATCCGATCGCGGACCTTTTGACCCGCATCCGCAATGCAGGCATGGCGAAACATGCCAAACTGGACATGCCATCGTCCAATGTCAAGGTTGCTATTGCCGAAGTTTTGAAAGAGCTCGGTTATATCAAAAATTTCAAGGTGGTCAGTGATGACCTGCAAGGGATTCTGCGTATTTACCTGAAGTATGATGAGCAGAATAGCGCTGTAATCCACGAAATTACGCGAGTATCAAAACCTGGCCGTAGGGTTTATGTCGGTCACGCAGACATCCCTCGTGTTAAGAACGGCCTGGGTGCTGCAATTTTGTCGACATCGAAAGGTGTCATGGATGATGTTGCTGCTCGTGAGGCCGCTATTGGTGGCGAAGTCATCTGCACCATCTGGTAA
- the rpmJ gene encoding 50S ribosomal protein L36 yields MKVRSSVKTICDKCKVIKRKGILRVICENPKHKQRQG; encoded by the coding sequence ATGAAAGTTCGATCATCAGTTAAAACAATTTGTGACAAGTGCAAGGTAATTAAGCGCAAGGGCATTCTCAGGGTTATCTGTGAAAATCCCAAGCATAAACAGAGACAAGGTTAA
- a CDS encoding adenylate kinase, giving the protein MKLILLGPPGAGKGTQAKMLTEQFSIPQISTGDILRAAVKDGTAMGLKAKEFMDAGGLVPDEVVVGIVRDRLQEKDCVNGFILDGFPRTVPQADALQASLAEMGKELDRVISLDVDAEALVERLTGRRTCKDCGRGYHVTFEPSSVAGQCDACGGTLFQRDDDQEETIRKRLQVYADQTSPLINYYREAGVLLELDGMQPISQVQEKMLSLLQAS; this is encoded by the coding sequence ATGAAACTTATTTTACTCGGACCTCCCGGCGCAGGTAAAGGCACTCAGGCCAAGATGCTGACGGAACAGTTCTCAATTCCGCAGATCTCAACGGGTGATATCCTGCGCGCTGCTGTTAAAGACGGCACTGCCATGGGTCTGAAAGCTAAAGAATTTATGGATGCCGGCGGTCTCGTCCCAGACGAAGTCGTTGTTGGCATCGTTCGTGATAGGCTGCAGGAAAAGGATTGTGTCAACGGTTTTATCCTGGACGGGTTCCCTCGGACAGTCCCGCAAGCAGATGCTTTGCAGGCCAGTCTGGCAGAGATGGGTAAAGAACTGGACCGTGTTATCTCTCTTGACGTAGATGCCGAAGCTCTGGTAGAACGCTTGACCGGACGCCGTACCTGTAAAGATTGTGGCCGTGGTTATCACGTAACCTTTGAGCCCTCAAGCGTGGCAGGTCAATGCGACGCCTGCGGTGGCACACTGTTCCAGCGTGATGATGATCAGGAAGAAACGATTCGCAAGCGATTGCAAGTCTATGCAGACCAGACTTCCCCATTGATTAATTATTATCGGGAGGCTGGTGTGCTTCTTGAACTTGACGGAATGCAACCTATTTCGCAGGTCCAGGAAAAGATGCTGTCGCTGTTACAGGCCAGCTAA